AAGGAGATAAGGATGATTAAATTAACTCAATACCTagcaccgggcagtggtggcacaggcctctaatcactgcactcaggaggtgaggctggtgggtctctttgagttcaaggccagccagaactacagaaaaaccctgacttgggggaaaaaaaagaaaaaactaggaCTCAACAGCAGGAAATGCTAATACACCTtgatttctctttgtcttcatgACATTTATTTACCTTGTGTGCATGTCTATATACACTCACTCAGGGCACTATGGCACTAGGCCTTTGTTAATTTCACCATAGTCTAGGTAGGTCATCAACTTAAACATTTCTGCTTTACCTTAGTATCCAAgtacctgggattacagatgcctgCCATGTAgcctatttttgttttaattctgtgtatgtgtccCCCTGTGCACACCCATACTTCATTTAggttttgagttttttattttttgttttgttttttgagacagggtttctctgtggctttggagcctgtcctggaactagctctgtagaccaggctggtctcgaactcacagagatccgcctgcctctgcctcccgagtgctgggattaaaggcatgcgcatgCGCCACCTTCGCCCGGCTAGGTTTTGAGTTTTTAAGGTGGTGTCTTTTATCCCTAAACTcctagctgaagatgaccttgaacttctgatcctgcctCTTTCCCCTCGGGCTAGGATGGCAGGTGTAGGTTACCACACCCTCTCTGTGCACTAAGGTAAACAGCCTGAGGAAagggttgctgtgagttcaaggccagcctcggttAGGGAGTGAGCCACAGCCTGGATCTAGACTTAAATCCAGGAGACTTGAACCAGACTTGCTGCAGGAGGAGGTCTTTTCTGGCCTTTCCTGACCCTGTTGATAGGAGGCtggatctctttttcttttttttttttttttttttttttttggtttttcgagacagggtttctctgtagctttggagcctgtcctggaactagctcttgtagaccaggctggtctcgaactcacagggatccgcctgcctctgcctcccgagtgctgggattaaaggcgtgcgccaccaccgcccggcttggatctctttttcattttaatgttccAAGGCCCCTGTAGTTCTCAGGTTCTAGCCCGAGACGAGATGGCTAGGTCGTTACTATTTCTGAGACCTCACTGTGCTGTTTGTTCATTTAGTCAGCAGAGCTGTGGGAGTATATATGGGTGGGGTGGAGAGTGTTTCATGATACAACTTCACAGTGAGTTGGGGGGGCAAGATATGGAAGGtttttgctgtattttgtttttagttttttttccctttctttgagacagggtttctctgtgtaaccctggctggccttgaactcagagaaaagtgtgtgccaccaggcccggCTCTTGCTCCCACCCCAGACTAACTTAAGGAGAAATGTGTAAGCACAGTGctagtacatgcacacacacagtaaaaaggGGTTTACTGGTTGTATGTCTTAAATCCCGGTGGCCTGGAACATCcaagcaaacagatctctgactttgagaccagccaggactacatagtttGACCCCATgtgtaacattaaaaaaaaagtaaataaaaaaaagtaaaatcctaTAGGGggtggaaaaatggctcagtgattaagagggCTTTCTaatttacagaggacctgagttctgttcccagcacccatgtcagacagctTACAAACTCCTATAACTGCAACTCCAGGGGGTCAGATGCCTTATGGCCTTGATGGAAACCCactgcatgtatacatacacaagagacacatgtacacataagttagtttaaaaaaaaagacaatctcAGAAACTAAAAGACAAGGCCTTGGGCTtgtgccaagcctgaccacctgaggttaacccctgggatccacatggtggaaggagaaaatcagcTCTCCTAAGCTGTCTTCTGTGCTCCACAATTCCacactcaaaataaatatataagcaagTAAATGTACAACTTTAAGATCTCTAGGCCTGATTGGCCTAGGGCTGCTGAGCTTCCTGTGTTAGCCTCCTGAGCTcctagattacaggcatgagccagctCACCAAGCATACCATGAATTTtgtttgagatggagtttctctgtgtaaccctggccagcctggaactggCTACATAGACCACAATAGCCTTGAACCagctgcaatcctcctgcttcagcagtcctcctgaatgctggattaGAGACataaaccaccatgcccagctcgcCATAGACTCTCCTCATCTCTAAACATCTCCCATGTGTTTCAACACAACAGGTTGAAAGACAACGGGTTATGCCTGCTAAGTACAGATACATCATTTACTTCCAAACGCTTTAAAGTACTGAGAGCTTAGGTGTAGGCATCTATAAAGAGGCAGGTAGAGAACCAAAGAATGCATGGGGGCTGGACATTGACACAGGACAGGTACAGGGTCAGAGAAAGTTAACACCTTGTGATACTTGGGCTGGATGAATCCATTGTCTCTTTATGATTCCTGTCCATGAAGGCCAGTGCTGTGGATGAAGATAGCATTAGAGTCTCGTCACCCTGAAGCAAGCTAAATGTGGTGCTGCATgatttaataccagcactcatgaggcagaggcaggtggatctcttgttgCATCCTGCCAGgttacagtgaaaccctgtcttaaaaacagacaaaacacacatctCCCAATACACCCCACTAGGACATCATCTCACCTGTACTGTCTCCCACTCCACACCGTTCTTTCCTGCATGTCTCCAGCTGGGAGCTTGAACTTGCCTGGATTGGCCTCCACTGTGTGTGAGACACATTAACTCCTTCGACAAACCCCCATTCCTCCAGCCTTTAAACACTACTAGCTGTCCAGCTTCCTTAAAGTGCTGGCTCCCATCGCCCCCTACTGTGGCCAGAGGTTCTGTCATAAAGCCCCAGGATATCGTTTCTTCCAGGTCCTCGAGGTCCCATCCAGTGTTTCCCAGGCCATTCCGAAGCCATTGACGGTCCAATCAAGCCCCACTACAGTGCTTCCCTGCCCGAGCTCACACCAACGCTGGTGCAGACCACGGCCGCATTCACCGCTTTCTGCACCTCGCACGGCTCGGGACAGGGGTCCTTACATCAGCCCCCAAACAAACCGAGGCCCAGACGCTCAACAGCCCTCCCAATATCCTTCCACTCCTCACAGGGAGGAGACCCGTGCACCGGGACGGCTATAACCGAACTGCCTGGCACACGCTAGCCTGCACCTTGCCACTGGCTAGGCACGAAATTGCTCCCTTCCATCCCTTTCCCGCCACTGTCACTCACCCTCGGACTACAAAGAAAGGGTTCTGAGAGACATACCAACTCCCTCCCCCAATTCGGCAGGTACAAGAGCTCCTTCACCACTAGCTAGCGGAATACACCTCCACCCTCTTCATGGAGGGCCACCATCGAGAGCCCAGCCACCAAGAGAGAAAGAGCGTCCCTAGAGGGACAAAGCGTGTCGACTTCCGCCTGCATCTCGGCCATCTTGGTTGTGGGCGTCCAGTACACAAGCCTTCATGCCCAATGTCCTACAGAATTGGGTCGATCCTTAGACTGCTGCTGTggaacctcagtttcctttctaACCAATATCAATAATCCTAGCTTTCCATAAACCTTAGGGGATTACAGCAGAGTAAGGAGCTCATTTAATCGATGGCATTAAAttgagctcagcagttaagaacacttagtGTATCCATTAGGaatggtggtacacaactttaatcccagcacttcggaggcagaggtaggcggatctctgtaagttcgaggccagcctcctCTACTTAAGGTAGTAAGTTCCAGCATacctagagctacatagtgatcctgtctcaaatctCCCtggcaaaagaggaaaaaaaaaaaaaaaaccgcacaagttcggttcccagcacctacatgacagctccaGTGTCCCGcgctctgacgccctcttctggcctccgctgCCACTACAAGCAcgtggtacacaggcatgcaaacatacttaaaaaaaaacactcgGCAGACTGAGCTctatgaatttcaggacagctggaACTATACAAGTAAGATCTTCTtccaaaatactaaaaattaataaaaagcagTCGAGATGTCTCCGCGGGTAAAGACACGTGCTACCAAGCCTGAGTACCCGGGTAGCTTCCCCTAGAAGACGGGAGGAGGGAATAGACCCAGACACAGTACTTTGCCCTCTACGCCTGGGAGTGCAGGAGGGGTTCGAAGAAGTTTTTCTGTAAACCCCACAGGTCCGGACTCATCCCGCATGACGGTGCCGCGCGTGGGCACAGCATAAGAGAAGGAAACCATAACCACTGGTCCAGTGGAGAGTCCTCTAGCTGACCGCTCACAGAGTGCCGTACAACCGCACGCGAACCACTCGGGACAGCGCTAGGGGGCTGGAAGGACAGGAGGGGGTGTGGTCTACGATGGCGGCTCCGCCCTCCGGAAGTCCTTGGCTCTGTCTTAGCCGGTAGGCCCTTGTCCTAGTATGGGCATCCGGAAGTGGTTCGCGGCGCCGCAATACGTCACTACATCCAAATTTAGCCAGGGAAGTCGGCCCTGCTGCAGTGGCGGGAAGCCTACACGTTGGTGTGGGGGTGTTCCTTAAAGGACCAGCACAGCAAATGAAAGACAGTATTAGAACTTTATCCTTTTGCAACTAGAATCAGCTTTTTTTGGGGAGGGCTCGTGGCACAGAGTGGAAccgttgtatgtgtgtgtgtgtgtgtgtgtgtgtgtgtgtgttcgggcGCGTGTGGTAATCGAACTCAGGTTGAGGCTTGGCAGTCAGTGACTCTACCCACTGAACTCTCTTAACGGCCCAGATATCTTTCTTGGGATAATTCAGCTTTCCGGGGTGCGAAGGCAGGACACTGCGGTGTCGGCGGGAAAGGGTGGCAAGCCTTACAAAACTGGGACTTCCATGGCACTGCGTTGCGGGAAAACTGGGAGATGTTTAACGCTGAGCGTGAAGACAGAGTCACATTGTGAATACAGGCTATTATAGGGGAGCTCCCTCCAGGTTTAGCCAGCGTTGTCCGAGCCCACTTTCCACCCATATCCGGGAGGATCGAGATAGAAAGGCTGGAGGCTTCAGTTGCCTCTCCCGCCGTAGTACGATCATTCGTTTGTTTAGTAAATACTGCCTCAGGTGTCTCACCTGTGGAGTGGAGGTGAGGGATCAGAGacattaaataaagagaaagctcAACAACCCCGGCGTGCAGTAACAACTTAATAAGTGGCAGCGTTTTTACTGTTCCGAGAACATTAATTAACTGGCCGGTAGGCGCGAGGAACAGTGCCCTCGGGGAATGTACCCCGTTTCCGGTCTTCCCCACTGCAACGGGAAGATTACCACCCCCACTACCTGTTGGTTAGTGGGTGGGCCTCATCGGCTGGTCCGCCCGTGAGTCTGAGAACTCAGAACAACCTGGGGTCTCAAGGCGCAGTGGGGGAAATTCTTCCTTGCCGGAGTTTAAGTCCATTCTCCTTCTAGGcgtaaatttatttctatttctttaaggagTCGCTGGCCACTGGAAAGCCCTGATGAAGCCTTCTGATTGGGCGTGGCGTCCCGGTGACGTCATTCAGACTATATTAAAAGGCTCCGGCACGCTTCCCCCGCCGGAACTTCTAGCCGCTTGCGTGATAGTATAAGTTTGCTCTCTGGGCAGCGCCGCCAGTCTCACTCCATTCCCGGCTCTCTACGTTCTCGTCGAGCAAGCATGGAAGTGCAGAAAGAAGCGCAACGCATCATGACCCTGTCGGTGTGGAAGATGTACCACTCCCGCATGCAGCGAGGTGGCTTGCGTCTCCACCGGAGCCTACAGCTGTCCCTCGTCATGCGCAGCGCTCGGGAGCTCTACCTCTCAGCCAAGGTAGAACCCCACCAACCCGagttcccgccacccggccggaCTCTTGACCCTCGCCTGCACCCAACGCGGGAAGCCGAAGCCCCAGTGAGAGCGGCGCCCCCCGACGCCGAGCAGCCCCCGGAGCCCATGGACACGCAAGAGGAGGCGCTGCGAGTCCAGGAGACCCCTGCGCTGTGTGACCCGTCCCCCGCCAGAGTCAGCCGCAAGCGCCGGAGCAGCAGCGACCTGAGCGACGGCGGTGACGTTGGACTGGTACCAAGCAAGAAGGCCCGTCTAGAAgaagaggtagagagggaggagacGTCGGAGGTCGCCGATCGCCTGCAGCTTCCTCCCGCACAAACCGAAGGTGCCTTCCCTAATCTCGCCCGCGTCCTCCAAAGGCGCTTCTCCAGTCTCCTGAACTGTGGGCCCGCCGTGCCCGTGCCGGCGGCCCCCGCCTGCGAGGCCAAGCCAGCCTGCCGCCCGGCCGACAACATGCTCAGCGTGCTGGTGCGAGCCGTAGTCGCCTTCTGAGGTTTCCGAGCGGCGTCACCGGAGCCGAAAACGCACACCCGAGGCCAGGGCCGGCTGGGGAAATCCGGCGGCCCGTGAAGAAGAACCGGGGCCCGAGCCGCCGGAGGCCCGGGGAAAGACCGAGGAGCTGGCGGCGCGGGCGCCTTCTCCCAGACGTGCGTCCGCAAGGTGCTGTTAAAGGACTGTCCCCTCCCTGGCTGGGAGAATGGACACCTGGATCTTGAATCTCAGGGTCGGACTCCCTTGGCCTGGCTGCCCTTCCAAGGCCGTTTCACTAGCCGACGCGTTTCGGCCCCTACAAGTGGCACGCTTGTGCAAGCGGTCCTGGTTGCGTCATGGGGCAGGCGCGGGTGCTTCCTGTTGCCTTGCGTGGGTGTGGGGCCTGGGAGGAGGCCAGGGTGTGGACCCGCCCTAGGGACTGGGAAGTGACTTGAGTCACCTCGCCCCCACAGGCTGCTATAGTTGAGCCGGCCTTCTGCTGAGAGCCTGGACTGAACCGAACAAATCTGTGCGGTCAGCGGAGGGTCTGGAGACCCCCGGAACTGTCAGCATTGTTGCCTGGCGTGGACCACGGCGGGAAGGCGGGGCGGCTGGTCGCAGTTGTAGTCCTCGTCGGGCaggaaaggaattttttttttttttttttgtcagcgtGTTTATGAAGTCTGTTTACCTTTCCTATGGTGGGTTGCCTTTAACCCCCATCCACTTGGCGTTTTACAATGTCAGTTAGGAAAATAAAAGATCGTCCGAGCAAAGAACGCTGCTGTCTGGTTTGCTTctctggagggggaggagggacggGGTTAAAGGGTCAGAACTGGCAACCGCTCCCTAAGCCTCGGGAACTGGTTTGACCAGGTGCCGAAAGGGAGGGAGGCCAGGTCCCCATTTCTTAGCTTAAAATTGCAGGCTGCTCCTTAAGCTAACCCTGGTGATTTAGGGGATTCCTTGGAAATTAGCATACACTCCGGGGCTCAGCGTGTAGGGAAAGTTTACAACATTTATGGGATACTGGGTGCAGTGTTTGAAAGAGGAGCTGGAGAATTTTAAAGTATAGCGTTGTTCTTTCCCTCCCGTCGACTAGAACGCGTGGAGTGGCGGTGACTGAACTTTGAACATGCCCTTATCCGATTTCTTTACTACCGCTTTATGGCTTCAGGCTGATAAGTGAGTGCTAACTTATAAGTTACCTATCTAGGCCGGACATTGTGGCACATGTCTTAAACGAGCTCTACCTCTCAGCTAAGGTAGAAAGGCCCAccagcctttaatccaagcaaaaagaaaagcagaggcgggcggatctcttaAGAAGCTAGTCTAGTTTTCGTAGTTAGTTCCAAGTCCACGCAAGCTGTAGTTAGCCTTGGTCCCACCCAGCAGCGGGTTATCCAAACAACACGTAGTAAACTAATTCCTCTCCTTTGGATTCCAAAAAGCTCTAGGCATAACCTAAGGGCGGgacggggggtggggtgggactcGAAACCCTAAGGACAAAGGAACCGCAGGTGCGGGAGGCTTAAGGAAAGCGCGCCCGACAGCTGGCCCCTCCCCCTCGGGCCTCTTCTGACCCCGGGGCTGAGGGCGGGAGGAGGGGGTTTGCTGTGGAGTGGCGGGCTGACTGCGAAACTCCCTGGAGCATCCGGAGcatcccagcccccagcctctcctccctcctgggaAGTAAAGGTAAAAGCAAGTGCTACCAGGAGTCCCAGCGGAGCCCGGCTACCAGAACTGATTCCTAATTGAAAATCTGAAGGACCCCTAGCCTCGGTCACTGACTCTAGATCTTGGGTTCTCGGGGGATCTTGGGCACACAGGAACGTGGCCAGGCCTGGGAAGTCCCTGGTGGCTAGGGAGGGGGCCTCAGTGCACATCCTGTCCCTGGAACCGCGGGCCCTTCCTTCCCTGGGAAGTGGTTTGTCCGACCCCCATTCGGACTCCCGGCTTCCGGTGCCGCAGCCGCTGTAGGGTGGGGACTGAAACCCTGTTCCCTACACGTGCTAACCTTCTCTTAGGAGGAAACCAGCTACATGAAAAATTGTCATTATCAGAACCTGTATTCCCAACAATTAAGAAAGTTCAAGTCTAACCTAGACTGTCTCATAATAAATCAGTATTAAATAGGGTGTGTGGTGGCCCCAGGAGATTCAAGGTCATTCCTAGCTTCACAGTTTGGGGCCAGTCTAGATTCTATAagaccttttttgttgtttgttttttgagatatggtttctctctgtagctttggagcctgtcctggaattcactctataaaccaggctggcctcgaactcactgagatccacctgcctctgtctcctcccgaATGCTGGTTTTAAAAGTAcgcaccactaccgcccggctgcATGAGACCTTTTTGACGACACTCAAAGCCCTGTGATTACTGAGGAAATGCTAGATGAGTAACCTTAACTTTCAGAAAAAATACCGGAAAGTCTCTCTGAATCATAAACACCCCTGAATCGGAAGCCAGCCTTGCTGATGAGGGAGGTGCTAAAGGTTCCGTCCCCagcacctccctctccccccaaaagTAAAGTACAAGGCTGTATGCGAGGTCTGGAAtcagcccattagtttcagtacagggcctttgtatttatttattgtagagGTGTATGCGCATACTGTGTTATTTTAAGACATActgtctcaggctggagagatggcttagaggctGGTCCTggatgcttttaatcccagcatttgggaggcagaggcaggtggatctccatgagttcgaggccagcctggtctacagagtgagttccaggacaggctccaaagttatacagagaaaccatgtcttgaaaaaacaaacaaaaaaacaaacaagcaaacaaacaacaacaaaaaagcactgactgcttttcccgaaggccagggttcaattcccagcacccatgtggcagctcacaactgtctgtaactcgagggcctctgacaccctcacatagccATACATGAAGGCgtaacaccaatgcatataaaataataataaataaattctaagaaGAGAGATACTGTCTCTTGTGCCCCGGACTGTCTTGGAACACCACCTTCTGGGTGTTGAAGTGCTCcatctggggatggaactcaggtcttcctgcttACATGCAAGCACTCTGTGGACTGACCTATCTCCACTCCGTTCCAAATCATACAATTCCAGTGGTACAACCATTACCCTTCCTAGTCTCAAAATCTCCCAACTTTTCTCCCCAGGCTGCAGACAGCAAGTACCTACTCTGTGTCTTGCCTGTTGTAGACAGCTCATGTGAGGGGACTCATTCACCACTTAACCACTTTATGTCAGGCTTCTCGCGGCCACATCGTGTCTTCTGGGTTTATCAGCCATGGAGCACATAAAAGAGCCGTGCATCTAAGGTCCGCATTTGCCACCCATTCTCCATGGTGACTGCTGTGCATGTGCAATGGACATGTGCAGAGATATCTGTGCGAATGTCTGCTTTTAACTCTCCTAAAGATGTACATTTATGAACTCTAAGAgaacttttaagatttattttctgtgtatgagtgtattgcttgcatgcatgtacatataccaTCACGTGGGTAGCTGGTGtcatcagaggccagaagagggcatcagattccctataacttgggactggagagatggctcagtggttaagagtactggctattctttcagaagacccaagttcaattcccagcacccacatggtgagtcacaactgtctgtaactccagttccaggagacccagcacCCTTCCACAGGctaaacaaaacaccaatgctcattaaaaaataaatttaaaacaaaacaaacaaataaaaaaacagatttccctataactgaagttatagatggtgtAAGCAGCCATGTTAGTTCTGGAAAACAAGCTCTGGTCCTctggccagtgctcttagctgttgacatctctccatcccctgcttttaagggtttttttggggggggatggggaaggtgacGTGGGGGGCAttcaagcagggtttctctgtgtagccttggctttcctggaactcactctgaagaccaggctggcctggaattcacagagatctgcctgcctctgcctcccaagtgctgggattaaaggggccACTGCCCGGTCCCTGCTTTTAACTTGTAAaggtttcatttgtttgtctaCTAGGGCTGACAGGATGGCTCCTCAGGTGAAGGGACTGCAGCGAGCCTGAGCACTTTAGTGCCTTCCCCAGGACACATAGGGTGGAAGGAGGAATTGGTTCCTCTAAGGTGTCTTCTAATCCCCACGTGCCCCCGCACACACAAACATTAATTATTTGGGGTGAGGCAGTGAGCGTTCTGAGTTCAAAGGACAGCtgatgggagtcagttctcttctttaccatgtgggtgctggggatgcaactcctgttattttgttttttcccaagacaaggtttctctgcatagcctgtTCTAGAATTTgcaatttgctctgtagaccaggctggccttgaactcacagaaattcacttacctctacctctcaagtgaactcctttctttttgttgttgttgttttgttttttgagacagggtttcactgtagctatcaagcctgtcctagacctagctcttgtggaccaggctggcctcgaactcacagagatccacctgcctctgcctcccgagtattataaggcatgtgccactaccactcaGCGGCTTTCTTGATTTTTGAAAAACCTAAAGACAGGagttgagctgggtggtggtgcaaaccttaaatcccagcacttgggagacaggcaggtggagctccatgagtccaaggccagcctggtctacaatagacaggctccaaagctacacagggaatcCCTGTCTTGAGGGGGCGGGGGGAGCAAGAAAGCcttagaaacagaaacagagccaCATACTTAGCTAGACcctgtttccttttttataacaGGATCTCACACAGCACAGGCTAGAAACTGACTGTGTAGccaggaatgaccttgaacttctggttttcCAGCCTCACAGGGACCCCTCACTGGGAATAGTTCTAGGCAGCCACTCTCTCAGCTGAACACCTGAACCCCTGCCTCTGCGAGCCCCTGCTTCTGTGCTCTGCTGGGATCTGGTCTACTGACTACATAAATTACAAATGCTCAGGAAGTTATTAAGAACAAATTAAACACAATCATTACTAATGACCATTACTGGGGGCAGGAGAGCTAAGAGCttatactgctcttccagagaacccaacttcagttcccagcacccacatccgtgtaaggcagctcacaaccatctttagctCCTGTTTCAGAGGATTCcgtgcctctggcctctgcaggcaccagcactcacaggaacacacacagttacacataattaaaaataataaatccttcccagagaacttagacaacaatgaggacactaagagagactcacatagatttaatctacatgggaagtagaaaaagacaagatctcctgagtaaattggaagcatgggggacCTTGGGGGGAGTgttgaaagggggagggaagaggcagggagagaagcagagaaaaatgtagagctcaataaatatcaattttaaaaaaggtccTTTAGttgcaaagcagaaaaaaaaatattcttttagaaaATGATCTAGCTATTCATCTCAGAAtgcaaagttgcttttggtgaaTTAATGTCCATATGTAACTTCCTTTGAGGTTtgtcctttttttgggggggatatAGAATTTATTTGGTGGGTATTGGGAATGGCATAAGAGTAAGGGGttatggaggggtgggggagaaggggagagagaatgggggaatagaagagaagaaagaggaagaaaggtaagGGAGAGAGGcggaagctgcctcttcagaagagggatcGACAGAGGAGGGGGGTTGTCCCTTTAATGTTTTTCTTgggtgtttttgtgttttgttttttgaagcaggatctca
This is a stretch of genomic DNA from Arvicola amphibius chromosome 15, mArvAmp1.2, whole genome shotgun sequence. It encodes these proteins:
- the Ier2 gene encoding immediate early response gene 2 protein, producing the protein MEVQKEAQRIMTLSVWKMYHSRMQRGGLRLHRSLQLSLVMRSARELYLSAKVEPHQPEFPPPGRTLDPRLHPTREAEAPVRAAPPDAEQPPEPMDTQEEALRVQETPALCDPSPARVSRKRRSSSDLSDGGDVGLVPSKKARLEEEVEREETSEVADRLQLPPAQTEGAFPNLARVLQRRFSSLLNCGPAVPVPAAPACEAKPACRPADNMLSVLVRAVVAF